One Nicotiana tomentosiformis chromosome 4, ASM39032v3, whole genome shotgun sequence genomic window carries:
- the LOC138909339 gene encoding uncharacterized protein → MVDEETDQETEYDNHMQIATKENDQEIENEETDSDRELYSSNASSEETTGNLIQHFGTRKKEEKKGGKPFNLRKNLPFISCIDDCMLMDVGFNGNNFTQCNNNKKKKKKILNRLDRLLVNSEWEDIFPTSTVQHLARVSSDHCPLPIQCNKNDEEHHKYFRFLDFWIEQIGFNDIVKEA, encoded by the exons ATGGTGGATGAAGAAACTGATCAAGAGACTGAATATGATAATCATATGCAAATAGCAACTAAGGAGAATGATCAAGAAATAGAAAATGAGGAAACGGATAGTGATAGAGAACTATACAGTTCTAACGCTAGTTCAGAGGAAACTACAGGGAACCTAATTCAGCATTTCGGCACACGGAAGAAG GAAGAAAAAAAGGGAGGAAAACCTTTTAACCTAAGGAAGAACCTTCCTTTTATTTCTTGCATAGATGATTGTATGCTAATGGATGTAGGTTTCAATGGTAACAATTTTACCCAGTGCAATAataacaaaaaaaagaagaagaagattttgAATAGATTGGACAGACTATTAGTTAATAGTGAATGGGAGGATATTTTTCCTACATCTACAGTCCAACATCTAGCAAGAGTGAGCTCAGATCATTGCCCTTTACCGATACAATGTAATAAAAATGATGAAGAGCACCATAAATATTTTAGGTTCCTGGACTTCTGGATTGAACAAATTGGTTTCAACGATATTGTCAAAGAAGCATAG